From Pararhodobacter zhoushanensis, the proteins below share one genomic window:
- a CDS encoding glutathione S-transferase family protein, translating into MIELWHSKGARSFRPLWTLEELGVPYQLHMLGFPPRATNPEFLGVNPLGTVPYLTDGDTHMTESSGITHYLSRRYGEGSLAVAADDPAYGDWLNWLYHSDATLTFPQTLVLRYGRFEAGDRRQPQVVDDYTQWFLARLKLVNARVEHSDFLCADRFTAADIAVGYALYLGELIGISQHYKPQTQAYLARLKARPAFQRAEAPGQISAV; encoded by the coding sequence ATGATCGAGCTATGGCATAGCAAAGGCGCACGCTCCTTCCGCCCCCTGTGGACGCTGGAAGAACTGGGCGTGCCCTATCAGCTGCACATGCTGGGCTTCCCGCCCCGCGCCACCAACCCCGAGTTTCTGGGCGTCAATCCGCTGGGCACCGTGCCCTACCTGACCGACGGCGACACCCATATGACGGAATCGAGTGGCATCACCCATTACCTGTCGCGCCGCTATGGCGAAGGCTCTCTCGCCGTCGCCGCCGATGATCCGGCCTATGGCGACTGGCTCAACTGGCTCTACCACTCGGATGCCACGCTGACCTTCCCGCAAACGCTGGTCCTGCGGTATGGCCGGTTCGAGGCCGGTGACCGCCGCCAGCCGCAGGTCGTCGACGACTACACGCAATGGTTCCTTGCGCGGCTCAAACTGGTGAACGCGCGGGTCGAGCACAGCGATTTCCTCTGCGCCGACCGTTTCACCGCCGCCGATATCGCCGTGGGTTATGCGCTCTATCTGGGCGAGCTGATCGGCATCAGCCAGCACTACAAACCCCAGACACAGGCCTATCTCGCCCGGCTCAAGGCGCGCCCCGCCTTCCAGCGTGCCGAGGCCCCCGGCCAGATCAGCGCGGTATAA
- a CDS encoding acyl-CoA dehydrogenase family protein, translating into MQFTPTPEQQALYDAAFRYAEARLHPLFARMDDEDWFPDQLIAQLGADGYCGLTAPQDLGGAGMDLMSAGMVAEAFGYWNTNAAFIWGPHENLCLNNILRNGTPEQIARFVPDLIAGRKIGALGLTEPGAGSDALGSMALKAVRDGDDYVLTGRKMFISNGPVADLVLTYAKTAPERGAKGISAFVVDTRTQGFSVAQTLTKMGWRGCPTGELVFEGVRVPAANLLGAENAGVGVVMSGLDIERAFLGLPYIGAAQRCLDLSLDYAATRRQFGKPIGSFQMIQAHLAEMATLIDAARLYAYRALSACDGLARGEGGRGEIHRLCAGSVLFGADMIAQVTDRAVQIHGGSGFVWETEVNRHYRNARIASLGGGTTEVRKLIIAEELFRARGLRLD; encoded by the coding sequence ATGCAGTTCACCCCCACGCCCGAGCAGCAAGCCCTCTACGACGCCGCCTTTCGCTACGCCGAAGCCAGGCTGCACCCGCTTTTCGCCCGCATGGATGACGAGGACTGGTTCCCCGACCAGCTGATCGCGCAGCTCGGCGCGGATGGCTATTGCGGGTTGACCGCGCCGCAGGATCTGGGCGGCGCAGGTATGGACCTGATGTCGGCGGGCATGGTGGCCGAGGCTTTTGGGTACTGGAACACCAACGCCGCCTTCATCTGGGGGCCGCATGAAAACCTGTGCCTGAACAACATCCTGCGCAATGGCACGCCCGAGCAGATCGCCCGTTTCGTCCCCGACCTGATCGCCGGGCGCAAGATCGGCGCGCTGGGGCTGACCGAGCCGGGGGCGGGGTCCGATGCGCTGGGCTCGATGGCGCTCAAGGCGGTGCGCGATGGCGATGACTATGTGCTGACCGGACGCAAGATGTTCATCTCGAACGGGCCGGTCGCCGATCTGGTGCTGACCTACGCCAAGACGGCACCCGAACGCGGGGCCAAGGGCATCTCGGCCTTTGTCGTCGACACCCGGACGCAGGGCTTCTCGGTGGCGCAGACATTAACCAAGATGGGCTGGCGCGGCTGCCCCACCGGCGAGCTGGTCTTCGAGGGTGTGCGCGTCCCGGCGGCCAATCTGCTGGGGGCCGAGAACGCCGGGGTCGGCGTGGTCATGTCCGGCCTCGACATCGAGCGCGCCTTTCTGGGACTGCCCTATATCGGCGCGGCGCAGCGATGCCTCGACCTCTCGCTCGACTATGCCGCGACGCGGCGGCAATTTGGCAAACCCATCGGCAGTTTCCAGATGATCCAGGCGCATCTGGCCGAGATGGCCACGCTGATCGACGCCGCCCGCCTCTATGCCTACCGCGCCCTCTCGGCCTGCGACGGACTGGCGCGCGGCGAGGGGGGCAGGGGCGAGATCCACCGCCTCTGCGCCGGCTCGGTGCTGTTCGGCGCGGACATGATTGCGCAGGTCACCGACCGGGCGGTGCAGATCCACGGCGGCTCGGGCTTCGTGTGGGAGACCGAGGTCAACCGCCACTACCGCAACGCTCGCATCGCAAGCCTGGGCGGCGGCACCACCGAAGTGCGCAAACTGATCATCGCCGAAGAACTCTTCCGCGCCCGCGGCCTGCGCCTCGACTGA
- a CDS encoding acyl-CoA carboxylase subunit beta, which produces MQGLTSEIDAAGPGFAANATAMEAALAPVLAVREAVEMAAESVRGRYAKRGMLLPRERLALLVDPGAPWLELCPFAGWKRYGDKDGTGAGAGAIAGVGRVAGRSCVVVVDNFAVKGGTVTPDGLAKKLRLQEIARENRLPLVSLSQSGGANLQYAHEVFIPGGRGFANQARLSALGIPQVTVVHGSATAGGAYQPGLSDYVILVRGQATMYLAGPPLLKAATGEVATDEELGGAEMHTQVSGVGDYLAEDDADGIRLARAVISALPWPEDSAATAGVPPLYPASELMGIVPADPKQPYDCREILARLVDGSGFLDFKPAYDAGTVCGHARVEGHALGIIANNGPITAQGAAKAGQFIQLCDQAGVPLLFVHNTTGFLVGTEPERAGIIKHGSKLIQAVANARVPKLSLVVGGSYGAGNYAMCGRGFDPRFLFAWPNARTSVMGPAQAGQVMRIVTEAAMTRAGAADTAKLDALEQGTAAMLAEATTALASSARLEDDGIIDPRQTRDILGLVLGLIASEGARVTRPNTFGVARL; this is translated from the coding sequence GTGCAGGGGCTGACATCGGAAATTGACGCGGCGGGGCCGGGGTTCGCCGCGAATGCGACGGCGATGGAAGCGGCCTTGGCACCCGTGCTGGCGGTGCGCGAGGCGGTCGAGATGGCGGCTGAGAGCGTGCGCGGGCGGTACGCCAAGCGCGGGATGCTGTTGCCGCGCGAGCGGCTGGCGCTGCTTGTGGACCCGGGCGCGCCCTGGCTGGAGCTGTGTCCTTTTGCCGGGTGGAAGCGCTATGGCGACAAGGACGGCACCGGCGCGGGCGCCGGGGCGATTGCCGGGGTCGGGCGCGTGGCGGGGCGGTCCTGCGTGGTCGTCGTCGATAATTTCGCGGTCAAGGGCGGGACGGTGACGCCGGACGGGCTGGCGAAAAAGCTGCGCCTGCAGGAGATCGCGCGCGAGAACCGGCTGCCGCTGGTCAGTCTGAGCCAGTCGGGCGGTGCCAATCTGCAATACGCGCATGAGGTCTTCATCCCCGGCGGGCGCGGCTTTGCCAATCAGGCACGGCTCTCGGCGCTGGGCATTCCGCAGGTGACGGTGGTGCATGGCTCGGCCACGGCGGGGGGCGCGTATCAGCCGGGCCTGTCGGATTACGTGATCCTGGTGCGCGGTCAGGCGACGATGTATCTGGCCGGGCCGCCCTTGCTGAAGGCCGCGACCGGCGAGGTGGCGACGGATGAGGAGCTTGGCGGGGCCGAGATGCACACGCAGGTCTCGGGCGTCGGCGACTATCTGGCCGAGGATGACGCAGACGGCATCCGGCTGGCGCGGGCCGTGATCAGCGCGTTGCCCTGGCCTGAGGATAGCGCGGCGACAGCGGGAGTCCCGCCGCTATATCCGGCGTCTGAGTTGATGGGCATCGTACCCGCCGACCCCAAGCAGCCCTATGACTGCCGGGAAATTCTGGCGCGGCTGGTGGATGGGTCGGGCTTTCTGGACTTCAAGCCCGCGTATGACGCAGGCACCGTCTGTGGCCATGCCCGCGTCGAGGGTCACGCCCTTGGCATCATCGCCAACAACGGCCCGATCACCGCGCAGGGCGCGGCGAAGGCCGGGCAGTTCATTCAGCTCTGCGATCAGGCCGGGGTGCCCTTGCTGTTCGTGCACAACACCACCGGCTTTCTGGTGGGGACCGAGCCGGAGCGGGCCGGGATCATCAAGCATGGATCGAAACTCATTCAGGCCGTGGCCAATGCGCGGGTGCCCAAGCTGAGCCTTGTCGTCGGCGGCAGCTATGGCGCGGGGAACTATGCGATGTGCGGCCGGGGCTTTGATCCGCGCTTTCTCTTCGCCTGGCCCAACGCGCGCACCTCGGTCATGGGTCCGGCGCAGGCGGGGCAGGTGATGCGCATCGTCACCGAGGCCGCGATGACGCGGGCGGGCGCGGCGGACACGGCCAAGCTTGACGCGCTGGAGCAGGGCACGGCAGCGATGCTGGCCGAGGCGACGACGGCGCTGGCGTCCTCGGCCCGGTTGGAAGATGACGGCATCATCGACCCGCGCCAGACGCGCGATATTCTGGGGCTGGTGCTGGGGCTGATCGCGTCCGAGGGCGCGCGGGTGACGCGGCCCAACACGTTCGGGGTGGCGCGGCTATGA
- a CDS encoding acetyl/propionyl/methylcrotonyl-CoA carboxylase subunit alpha, giving the protein MKILIANRGEIALRVMRSARALGYGCVAVHGPGEAGAPHVLAADLAVAVSGYLDGPAIIAAALATRAGMVHPGYGFLSENAGFAAACAEAGLVFIGPSPEAIALMGDKGSAKAAAQAAGVPCLPGATEDLLEAGARIGVPLMVKAALGGGGKGMRLVRALAALPEALTRAASEAEKSFGDGALILEKALLAPRHIEVQVFGDSHGSVVHLGERDCSIQRRHQKVVEEAPSPAVDAALREQMGAAAVGLAKACGYQGAGTVEFLLEDGAFYFLEMNTRLQVEHPVTEAVTGLDLVDWQIRVARGEPLPLSQDQITLTGHAIEVRLYAEDPANGFLPQTGRILRWAPDEGLRSDDALAEGVEVGAGFDPMLAKLIAHGSDRETVRQRLIEGLSRTEVLGLRTNKPFLSRVLAHPVFAQGNATTAFLERDFATDPSLTPTPPDPALLALAVLLLAGAPAPRFGFTTGPRPTLTRRFDTGTGTASVTVTLDGPTAHLPDGPRVTLDSVTPTHARARLNGVARTLPYARDGDTLHLADLTLTDITLAPAQTRAQQGDGRILAPMAGTVLAVDVALGDRVTQGQTLAILEAMKMEHPLRAPFAGRITSLALTKGAQVRARQPLITLDPESP; this is encoded by the coding sequence ATGAAGATCCTGATTGCCAACCGGGGAGAGATCGCCCTGCGCGTCATGCGCAGCGCGCGGGCGCTGGGCTATGGCTGCGTGGCGGTGCATGGCCCCGGCGAAGCGGGCGCGCCGCATGTGCTTGCCGCCGATCTGGCGGTCGCGGTATCGGGCTATCTGGACGGGCCTGCGATCATCGCGGCGGCACTGGCGACGCGGGCCGGGATGGTGCATCCGGGCTACGGGTTCCTGTCGGAAAATGCCGGTTTCGCCGCGGCTTGCGCTGAGGCCGGGTTGGTGTTCATCGGCCCTTCGCCCGAAGCGATCGCGCTGATGGGCGACAAGGGCAGCGCCAAGGCGGCGGCGCAGGCCGCGGGGGTGCCCTGCCTGCCCGGCGCGACCGAGGATCTGCTGGAAGCGGGCGCGCGCATTGGCGTGCCGCTGATGGTCAAGGCGGCGCTGGGCGGCGGCGGCAAGGGGATGCGGCTGGTGCGCGCGCTGGCCGCGCTGCCCGAGGCGCTGACCCGCGCTGCATCAGAGGCCGAGAAGAGTTTCGGCGACGGCGCGCTGATCCTTGAGAAGGCGCTCCTCGCGCCACGCCATATCGAGGTGCAGGTGTTTGGTGACAGCCACGGCAGTGTGGTGCATCTGGGCGAACGCGATTGCTCGATCCAGCGGCGACACCAGAAGGTGGTCGAGGAAGCGCCATCGCCCGCCGTGGATGCCGCCCTGCGCGAACAGATGGGCGCGGCGGCAGTCGGGCTGGCCAAGGCTTGCGGCTATCAGGGCGCTGGGACGGTCGAGTTCCTGCTCGAAGATGGCGCGTTCTATTTCCTCGAGATGAACACCCGCCTGCAGGTCGAACACCCGGTGACCGAGGCTGTTACCGGGCTCGATCTGGTCGACTGGCAGATCCGCGTCGCGCGCGGCGAGCCGTTGCCGCTGAGCCAGGACCAGATCACCCTGACCGGCCACGCCATCGAGGTGCGGCTTTATGCCGAAGACCCCGCCAATGGCTTCCTGCCCCAGACCGGGCGCATCCTGCGCTGGGCCCCGGACGAAGGCCTGCGCAGCGACGATGCGCTGGCCGAGGGCGTCGAGGTCGGCGCAGGGTTTGATCCGATGCTGGCCAAACTGATCGCCCACGGTTCCGACCGCGAAACCGTGCGCCAGCGGCTGATCGAGGGCCTCAGCCGCACCGAAGTACTGGGGCTGCGCACCAACAAACCCTTCCTCAGCCGCGTTCTGGCGCACCCGGTCTTCGCCCAAGGCAACGCGACCACCGCCTTTCTTGAGCGCGATTTCGCAACCGACCCCTCGCTCACCCCAACCCCGCCAGACCCGGCATTGCTGGCGCTCGCCGTGCTCCTCCTTGCCGGAGCCCCCGCGCCGCGCTTCGGCTTCACCACCGGCCCGCGCCCAACCCTGACCCGGCGCTTTGACACCGGCACCGGCACCGCCAGCGTGACCGTCACGCTGGACGGCCCCACCGCCCATCTCCCTGACGGCCCCCGTGTCACGCTGGACAGCGTCACCCCGACCCATGCCCGCGCCCGCCTGAACGGCGTCGCCCGAACCTTGCCCTATGCCCGCGACGGCGACACGCTCCATCTCGCCGATCTCACACTCACCGACATCACCCTTGCGCCCGCGCAAACCCGCGCCCAGCAGGGCGACGGGCGCATCCTTGCCCCGATGGCGGGGACCGTGCTGGCCGTTGACGTCGCGCTCGGTGACCGGGTGACACAGGGCCAGACCCTCGCCATTCTGGAGGCGATGAAGATGGAGCACCCGCTCCGCGCGCCTTTCGCGGGCCGCATCACCAGCCTTGCGCTGACCAAAGGCGCGCAGGTCCGCGCGCGCCAACCCCTGATAACCCTCGACCCGGAGTCCCCATGA